In Harmonia axyridis chromosome 6, icHarAxyr1.1, whole genome shotgun sequence, a single window of DNA contains:
- the LOC123683034 gene encoding uncharacterized protein LOC123683034, producing MGGTRRNPDTQDTSNTIIQERMSKMEIKFQEGLDKLRKDYIEQNSSTFDQGIPASLEKKLKQFEIEIKEDIKNLKEELLSIQSRIQKNEQQVDKIQNSSNNKKLLLRGVPEKDNSSDMTKELLNIFNKKMNINIQPTELVTCYRLRKNDNKQKDNKPSPVIVEFVTQWRRDEIFFSKSRLKGSNLLISEVLRRDEIQLFQKVRQAFGNNSWTKRGVSETWLNKTINYENIIIDGYRGIYQSKNGRGGGVGLFIKEVREFNLLLSSMGLAQVFTHPTRVTLQSESLIDLIIMSDNMEVVKFYPTTWKKALVIPKPKKTSPKEYRDLRPISILPCLSKILEKIINEQLINHIEANNILPETQSGFRKYHNCSTTLADITDDIFRATDNGKSTLLVLLDYSRAFDTLDRSILLAALHYIGLGESAVAFFSSYFDGRTQRVMIDGVLSEELPVTRGCAQGSILGATLYIVYTSEQDCSFNKCKAHYYADDTQLNITFTSMQKNVRHYFSVLKIVENKLKNW from the exons ATGGGTGGTACAAGACGAAACCCTGACACCCAGGATACTTCGAATACGATTATCCAAGAAAGGATGTCTAAaatggaaattaaatttcaagagGGATTGGATAAACTACGTAAAGATTATATAGAACAGAATTCATCCACCTTCGATCAGGGAATTCCTGCAAGCttagaaaaaaaactcaaacaatTCGAGATCGAAATCAAGGAAGACATCAAAAACCTAAAAGAAGAACTTTTATCGATTCAATCcagaattcaaaaaaatgaacaacaagttgataaaattcaaaacagtAGCAACAATAAAAAGCTTTTACTGAGGGGTGTTCCCGAGAAGGATAATTCCAGCGATATGACGAaggaattattgaatattttcaacaagaaaatGAATATCAACATCCAACCAACAGAATTAGTCACCTGTTATCGCCTGAGAAAAAATGATAACAAACAGAAGGATAACAAGCCGTCACCTGTGATTGTCGAGTTCGTTACCCAGTGGCGTCGTGATGAAATTTTCTTCAGTAAGAGTCGACTAAAGGGATCCAATCTGTTGATATCTGAGGTGCTACGAAGGGATGAAATACAACTATTCCAAAAGGTGCGACAGGCTTTCGGAAATAATTCCTGGACGAAGAGAG GTGTATCGGAAACATGgctcaataaaacaattaactACGAAAACATCATAATTGACGGATATAGGGGTATCTATCAAAGTAAAAATGGTAGAGGTGGAGGCGTGGGATTATTCATCAAG GAGGTGAGAGAGTTCAACCTTCTGCTCAGTTCCATGGGCCTGGCCCAAGTTTTTACCCATCCTACTAGAGTAACATTACAAAGCGAATCCCTAATTGATCTGATCATTATGTCTGATAATATGGAAGTGGTCAAGT TTTATCCAACTACATGGAAAAAGGCACTTGTAATCCCAAAACCAAAAAAAACATCTCCTAAAGAATACAGGGACCTCAGACCTATAAGCATCCTCCCATGCTTATCGAagattcttgaaaaaataattaacgaACAACTAATTAATCATATAGAAGCTAACAATATCCTTCCTGAAACACAATCTGGTTTTAGAAAATATCACAACTGTTCTACCACTCTAGCAGATATCACGGATGACATCTTTCGTGCCACAGATAATGGTAAATCCACATTGCTTGTTCTCTTAGACTATAGTAGAGCCTTTGACACCCTTGATCGGTCTATATTGTTGGCAGCTCTCCACTACATAGGTTTGGGTGAAAGCGCGGTTGCCTTTTTCAGTAGTTATTTTGATGGGAGGACTCAAAGAGTCATGATAGACGGTGTTCTATCCGAGGAACTACCTGTGACTAGAGGTTGTGCACAGGGATCAATTCTGGGAGCAACTCTTTACATAGTGTACACCTCTGAGCAAGATTGCTCTTTTAATAAATGCAAAGCTCACTACTACGCAGACGATACTCAA ctCAACATCACCTTCACATCAATGCAGAAAAATGTACGGCATTACTTTTCGGTCCTAAAAATTGTAGAGAACAAACTGAAAAATTGGTGa
- the LOC123683035 gene encoding uncharacterized protein LOC123683035 encodes MVKNTEHFIETMRTQEILNQDTMVSFDVSSLFTNVPTDQTLEIVRKKLEEDQTLAERTTLSIHAIMDMLSVCIKTTYFQVDNIFYQQEFGMAMGSPLSPVLADIYMEDFEGRALDQYVLKPKLWRRYVDDTFVIWPHGKETIAGFLEHLNNIEESIKFTMEIEENEQLPFLDVLVHKQEGIPRTTIYRKPTNTGQYLHFESNHNLNTKLGVARCLYDRATQVCSSLNDKNEEFDKITDILEKNGYPKRILEIARTPRDNTEPRPETQTESTETITTVIPYVKGLSEKLRRIGNRYGVRTAFQTKNTVRANLTKVKPDNENQRTKNCIYEIPCECGRSYIGETKRPLDTRVKEHQKLARLGETEKSRLVQHAWDEEHRIKWDEASIISKEERSKRRKLKEAAFMAITPNPISMPSLEIKEVWAPIIRSDLRKLNPVQVGSTSTPPN; translated from the coding sequence ATGGTCAAAAATACGGAACATTTCATAGAAACCATGCGCACACAAGAAATCCTCAACCAGGACACCATGGTAAGCTTCGATGTATCCAGCTTGTTCACAAATGTTCCCACAGATCAAACACTCGAGATCGTGAGAAAGAAACTCGAGGAGGACCAAACATTAGCTGAACGAACCACACTGAGCATACATGCAATTATGGATATGCTCTCAGTCTGTATCAAGACCACGTATTTCCAGGTAGATAACATCTTCTACCAACAAGAATTCGGAATGGCCATGGGTTCACCATTGTCCCCGGTACTGGCAGACATATATATGGAAGATTTCGAGGGAAGAGCATTAGACCAATATGTGTTAAAACCGAAACTATGGCGAAGATACGTGGATGACACATTCGTGATATGGCCTCATGGAAAAGAGACCATCGCAGGATTCCTAGAACACCTCAATAACATAGAGGAATCCATAAAATTCACGAtggaaattgaggaaaatgaaCAACTTCCATTCCTGGATGTGCTCGTACACAAACAGGAAGGAATTCCTCGAACCACGATTTACAGGAAGCCAACGAACACAGGTCAGTATCTCCACTTCGAATCTAACCATAACCTCAACACCAAATTGGGAGTAGCCAGATGCCTCTATGACAGAGCAACTCAAGTGTGCTCCAGTCTGAACGATAAGAACGAAGAATTCGATAAGATCACAGATATTCTTGAGAAGAACGGCTACCCCAAGAGGATACTAGAAATCGCCAGAACACCGAGGGATAACACAGAACCTCGACCAGAAACACAAACCGAATCAACTGAAACGATAACCACGGTCATCCCATATGTGAAAGGGTTATCAGAAAAACTCAGAAGAATTGGTAATAGATACGGCGTGAGAACTGCATTCCAAACTAAGAACACTGTCAGGGCTAACCTAACCAAGGTGAAACCTGACAACGAAAATCAAAGaactaaaaattgcatatacgaaATACCATGCGAGTGCGGTAGATCTTACATTGGAGAGACCAAACGCCCCCTGGACACAAGAGTCAAAGAGCACCAAAAACTAGCTCGACTGGGAGAAACAGAGAAATCCAGGCTAGTCCAACATGCTTGGGATGAGGAACATAGGATCAAATGGGATGAAGCTTCCATAATATCGAAGGAAGAAAGATCGAAACGGAGGAAACTCAAAGAAGCAGCCTTCATGGCCATCACTCCGAATCCCATAAGTATGCCGTCTCTGGAGATCAAGGAAGTCTGGGCACCAATCATAAGATCTGATCTGAGGAAATTGAACCCGGTCCAGGTCGGAAGCACCTCGACACCaccaaattaa